One Thermococcus kodakarensis KOD1 genomic window carries:
- a CDS encoding Na(+)/H(+) antiporter subunit B, with the protein MKMSLVVRTTTKLVAPFLVTYGAYLTIYGYESPGGGFQAGVIFAVSVILLMTAYGYRRTRKHFPLRTVQLVESSAALFIVGTAIAGLAFGAFFFNFLRPYIPGGTVMTFNIGVALKVGTSFVLVFYILSRWVDRD; encoded by the coding sequence GTGAAGATGAGCCTCGTTGTGAGGACGACTACAAAGCTCGTTGCCCCGTTCCTGGTTACCTATGGGGCCTACCTCACCATCTACGGCTACGAGAGTCCCGGAGGAGGCTTCCAGGCGGGGGTTATATTTGCCGTGAGCGTTATCCTGCTCATGACCGCCTACGGCTACAGGAGGACGAGAAAGCACTTCCCCCTCAGGACTGTCCAGCTTGTGGAGTCTTCAGCGGCCCTCTTTATAGTGGGGACAGCAATAGCCGGCCTTGCCTTTGGAGCCTTCTTCTTTAACTTCCTCCGGCCCTACATCCCCGGAGGCACCGTAATGACCTTCAACATAGGCGTGGCCCTCAAGGTGGGGACTTCCTTCGTCCTCGTATTCTACATCCTGTCGAGGTGGGTTGACCGTGATTAA
- a CDS encoding cation:proton antiporter subunit C yields the protein MINTETAGIIVMLIGLYGLISKDNPIKQVLSINVISLGLVLFFIGAGYVEGGDFPIMPSNSVDPLPATLMLTTLVVDVAITALALAMILRIGREWT from the coding sequence GTGATTAACACCGAGACAGCTGGAATAATCGTGATGCTCATCGGCCTCTACGGCCTGATATCAAAGGATAACCCGATAAAGCAGGTGCTCTCAATCAACGTGATCTCCCTTGGCCTGGTACTTTTCTTCATAGGCGCTGGCTACGTTGAGGGTGGGGACTTTCCGATAATGCCGTCTAACTCGGTCGATCCGCTTCCTGCCACGCTGATGCTAACGACGCTCGTAGTTGACGTTGCCATAACCGCGCTGGCCCTGGCGATGATACTGCGCATAGGGAGGGAGTGGACTTGA
- a CDS encoding monovalent cation/H+ antiporter subunit D family protein, giving the protein MDLIAVLVALPLLFAFLTALTIPLRTEKYARYFFLAGALFPWLVYLLVGERSEVVGGWPRMGGIEVALDTYNSLLVLGELILFSAVALYSIDYFKKDVKPLVLLLLVHAGLLGAFISRDLFNFYIFMEIASVSAFALVGFSGRKDALKAAYKYLMLSLLASYFFVFSIGIIYLKTGYLNLELISKSPLSPEVEAAVAVAFTSLLLKAGIFPLHLWLPDAHANAPSPVSALLSGAVVKAPAYGMVLLSLHFPFSGVLRTVLLGTAFASMLFGVALALMQKDIKRLLAYHTVSQMGYVLLGIATLNPLGAVYYAFAHMLFKGGLFLSAGAMVDKAGTRELDKLSYRGDPLLMTSVLMLSLAIGGIWPFVGSPAKAALLKGLPYGRELFYAAGLGTLTSFTKLNYYLMKGKGGQHGFTVLPSFMMALTAFFAGISLGGSPKAMDAYLLLGGVALFMLLKKSGLLGVKLPRTEITPKEINVGAVIFAIFLLLLLHLSQG; this is encoded by the coding sequence GTGGACTTGATAGCGGTTCTGGTAGCCCTTCCGCTTCTCTTCGCGTTCCTCACTGCGCTCACAATACCCTTAAGAACGGAGAAGTACGCGAGGTACTTTTTCCTGGCAGGTGCGCTGTTTCCATGGTTGGTCTACCTTCTCGTAGGGGAAAGAAGCGAGGTTGTGGGTGGCTGGCCGAGGATGGGTGGAATAGAGGTCGCGCTCGATACCTACAACTCCCTGTTAGTACTGGGTGAGTTAATCCTCTTCTCCGCCGTTGCCTTGTACTCCATTGACTACTTCAAAAAAGACGTAAAGCCCCTTGTACTGCTCCTCCTAGTTCACGCCGGCCTCCTCGGAGCTTTCATAAGCAGGGATCTCTTCAACTTCTACATTTTCATGGAAATAGCATCGGTCTCGGCTTTTGCCCTAGTGGGCTTCTCTGGAAGAAAAGACGCACTCAAGGCGGCTTACAAGTACCTCATGCTCTCGCTCCTTGCCTCATACTTCTTCGTGTTCTCCATAGGGATTATCTACCTCAAAACGGGCTACCTGAATCTTGAACTGATTTCCAAGTCTCCTCTCTCCCCCGAAGTGGAGGCTGCCGTCGCAGTTGCGTTCACTTCGCTCCTCCTCAAGGCCGGAATCTTCCCGCTCCACCTCTGGCTCCCCGATGCCCATGCCAACGCTCCCTCTCCAGTTTCGGCGCTCCTCTCTGGGGCAGTTGTCAAGGCCCCTGCTTACGGCATGGTGCTCCTCTCGCTTCACTTTCCGTTTAGCGGGGTTCTCAGGACGGTTCTACTCGGCACGGCCTTCGCCTCCATGCTCTTTGGAGTGGCCTTAGCCCTCATGCAAAAGGACATCAAGAGGCTCCTCGCTTACCATACCGTCAGCCAGATGGGCTACGTCCTCCTCGGGATAGCCACGCTTAACCCATTAGGCGCTGTCTATTACGCCTTCGCCCACATGCTCTTCAAGGGTGGCCTCTTCCTCTCCGCCGGGGCCATGGTGGACAAAGCCGGAACGAGGGAGCTTGATAAGCTTTCCTACAGGGGCGACCCCCTCCTGATGACCTCAGTCCTTATGCTCAGCCTTGCGATAGGCGGAATATGGCCCTTTGTCGGCTCTCCGGCGAAGGCTGCCCTTCTTAAGGGACTACCCTATGGCAGGGAACTGTTTTACGCAGCTGGTCTGGGAACTCTAACATCGTTCACAAAGCTCAATTACTACCTGATGAAGGGGAAGGGAGGACAGCACGGCTTTACAGTGCTTCCGTCGTTTATGATGGCGCTCACCGCATTCTTCGCAGGTATTTCACTCGGAGGCTCCCCAAAGGCAATGGATGCCTATCTGCTCCTGGGAGGGGTGGCGCTCTTCATGTTGCTCAAAAAGAGCGGCCTGCTTGGAGTAAAGCTCCCAAGGACGGAGATAACGCCGAAAGAGATAAACGTTGGCGCCGTCATTTTCGCCATCTTCCTTCTCCTGTTACTCCACCTCTCTCAGGGTTAG
- a CDS encoding ACT domain-containing protein — translation MRHYELVKVKEDGKIEIPLELAYELGLVRGAYFLVEIDTDLKEAHLERIALPGKKLVEVELVVEDRPGVLAKISGLFGKHGINILFNESEELSELGLAAIVAIVDVSGSRISLEELKRALMGLKEVKELTLREVE, via the coding sequence ATGAGGCACTACGAGCTTGTAAAAGTCAAGGAAGATGGAAAAATTGAGATTCCCCTTGAGCTTGCCTATGAACTCGGACTCGTTAGGGGAGCATACTTCCTTGTTGAGATTGACACTGACCTTAAGGAGGCCCATCTTGAGAGGATAGCCCTTCCGGGAAAGAAGCTCGTTGAGGTCGAGCTTGTAGTGGAGGACAGGCCCGGAGTTCTGGCCAAGATCAGCGGGCTCTTTGGAAAGCACGGGATAAACATCCTCTTCAACGAGAGCGAGGAGCTGTCCGAGCTGGGCCTCGCGGCGATAGTCGCGATAGTGGACGTCAGCGGGAGCAGGATTTCACTTGAGGAGCTTAAAAGGGCCCTCATGGGTCTGAAGGAAGTCAAGGAGCTAACCCTGAGAGAGGTGGAGTAA
- a CDS encoding cation:proton antiporter, with protein MAFDVIGYVFIIIAVARIFAEVFERIGYPGFLGEITAGLMLGVFLHDLPREDLTLMAEFGVFFLMMYAGLELTPEEVRIGGKKSLPIYVITLVVMFFLTLPFTGYRIGTDNFIVASILAVASAPIVIRLTRFFGQEFLHIALSYAVISEVGTLVILYILINFELHHLSYFELFLELLKDAVFLTIVLGLNYVIGIKQRLRIIRALRRLQSDEAVFGMVMILATSLALISEELGLHFSIGAFLVGLMLHSDLLGTKQYERVHTIISGVTYGIFAPIFFAWRGINFETEFSLEVVYFFLVIYLVRILLTTVLVWEKDLKVSLTRAAGISSFGVLGLLVGEVGYSYGVLSEHMYALASLASVLGIFVSASIGLILSKLSSSG; from the coding sequence GTGGCATTCGACGTCATAGGCTACGTCTTCATAATAATCGCAGTTGCAAGGATTTTCGCCGAGGTCTTTGAGAGAATAGGCTATCCCGGCTTTCTCGGCGAGATTACGGCGGGTTTGATGCTCGGTGTCTTCCTCCATGATCTTCCCAGAGAAGACCTCACCCTAATGGCCGAGTTCGGCGTGTTCTTTCTCATGATGTACGCTGGGCTGGAGCTGACTCCTGAAGAAGTCCGCATCGGCGGGAAGAAAAGCCTCCCCATCTATGTGATCACGCTCGTCGTCATGTTCTTTCTCACCCTACCATTCACGGGTTACAGGATAGGAACGGACAACTTTATCGTAGCGTCTATTCTAGCCGTCGCTTCGGCGCCAATAGTCATACGCCTTACTAGGTTCTTCGGCCAGGAGTTCCTCCACATAGCCCTCTCCTACGCAGTTATAAGCGAGGTGGGTACCCTTGTAATCCTCTACATCCTCATAAACTTCGAGCTCCACCACCTCAGCTACTTTGAGCTCTTCCTTGAACTGCTTAAGGATGCGGTCTTCCTGACGATTGTTCTCGGCCTGAACTACGTGATCGGGATAAAACAGAGGCTCAGAATAATCCGGGCCCTCCGGAGGCTCCAGAGCGACGAGGCCGTTTTTGGCATGGTGATGATTTTGGCAACTTCCCTGGCCCTGATCAGCGAGGAGCTCGGGCTACACTTCAGCATAGGAGCCTTTCTGGTTGGACTCATGCTCCACAGCGACCTTCTTGGCACCAAGCAGTATGAGAGAGTGCACACAATAATATCGGGCGTGACCTACGGCATCTTTGCCCCCATATTCTTCGCATGGAGGGGAATAAACTTCGAGACCGAGTTTTCGCTTGAGGTTGTGTACTTCTTCCTAGTGATCTACCTCGTGAGGATACTCCTCACAACCGTCTTGGTCTGGGAGAAGGACTTAAAGGTTTCCCTGACGAGGGCTGCGGGCATTTCTAGCTTCGGCGTCCTCGGCCTGCTCGTTGGTGAGGTTGGCTATTCCTACGGCGTGCTTAGTGAGCACATGTATGCTCTGGCCTCGCTCGCCAGCGTTTTGGGCATATTCGTGTCCGCGAGCATCGGCCTCATACTTTCCAAGCTCTCTTCGAGTGGGTAG
- a CDS encoding chemotaxis protein CheW, translated as MSEIQVVAFRVGNEEFCLEISKVREIKEMMPITRVPNAPDYVEGVINLRGQITTVVNLKKKLGYYDDEDLSNKKIIIAEVKGEIVGIIVDAVSDVVTLTEDQIEPTPKTLASRMDTRFIKGIAKINNGERLLIMVDLDKLLGEEW; from the coding sequence ATGTCCGAGATCCAGGTCGTTGCCTTCAGGGTCGGGAACGAGGAATTCTGCCTCGAGATATCCAAGGTTCGGGAAATAAAGGAAATGATGCCCATAACAAGAGTCCCCAACGCTCCCGACTACGTCGAGGGCGTTATCAACCTCCGCGGCCAGATAACCACGGTCGTGAACCTCAAGAAGAAACTAGGCTACTACGACGATGAAGATCTAAGCAACAAGAAGATCATCATAGCAGAGGTCAAGGGAGAAATAGTAGGCATAATCGTGGATGCAGTTTCGGACGTTGTCACGCTCACGGAGGATCAGATCGAGCCGACGCCAAAGACTCTCGCATCGAGAATGGACACCCGGTTCATAAAGGGCATAGCGAAGATAAACAACGGCGAAAGATTGCTGATAATGGTTGACCTGGACAAGCTCCTCGGGGAGGAATGGTGA
- a CDS encoding methyl-accepting chemotaxis protein — protein sequence MKATTLGLITIPPILTGALAYSGQTALGLIGGIGAGALVAWYVDSRASASGKYMRLKEILRRMSRGEDVRIPPELADVRDYLLKLKPRAGEDTTILIQDLNRVLQGDLSAPVPSTSGLLKVYSDVKTKWKELMSEIQKTLHELQDAMKEIQDGTYSLEELENIYETLTDLINRLEDQSVKMAELNDHIQALSAAIEEISTQSQQVAEFTVESANAAEKGKEISDEAALKVEKINNVSKEMEKAVAILSDYSEKIGQIVDVITDIAEQTNLLALNAAIEAARAGEQGRGFAVVADSVRELAEQSRNSAKQIGDLIKEMQESVGKVVNSIHENTEATQEVAESIQELIAAFDDIARRANEIASMMNEISNGIDQQASSVQGLVSTVDYISAQNSEVVEQSQRVVEELSTVMDNVRSLKSGLGSLISKIGNLIGTLSNIKV from the coding sequence ATGAAAGCCACAACGTTGGGTCTCATCACTATTCCGCCAATACTTACGGGGGCGCTCGCATACTCAGGCCAAACGGCACTGGGTCTCATTGGGGGAATCGGGGCAGGAGCATTGGTAGCATGGTACGTTGATTCAAGAGCCAGCGCTTCTGGCAAGTATATGCGGCTGAAAGAGATTCTCAGGAGAATGAGCAGGGGAGAAGACGTCCGCATACCTCCAGAACTGGCCGACGTTAGGGATTATCTCCTCAAGCTTAAGCCCCGGGCTGGGGAAGACACGACGATTCTAATACAGGATCTAAACAGAGTCCTTCAGGGCGATCTAAGTGCTCCAGTTCCATCGACTTCCGGCCTCCTAAAGGTGTACTCGGACGTTAAGACGAAATGGAAGGAACTTATGAGCGAAATACAGAAAACCCTTCATGAGCTCCAAGACGCAATGAAAGAGATACAGGATGGCACATATTCACTAGAGGAACTAGAGAACATATACGAAACGCTAACGGACCTTATAAACCGCCTCGAAGATCAGAGTGTCAAAATGGCCGAACTCAACGACCACATACAGGCTCTCTCCGCGGCAATAGAAGAGATAAGCACGCAGAGTCAGCAGGTTGCCGAGTTCACCGTTGAGTCTGCTAACGCGGCTGAGAAAGGCAAGGAGATATCAGACGAGGCAGCCCTCAAAGTTGAGAAGATAAACAACGTCAGTAAGGAAATGGAGAAGGCCGTTGCCATACTGTCTGACTACTCGGAGAAGATAGGCCAGATAGTCGACGTCATAACGGACATAGCAGAGCAGACAAATCTGCTGGCCCTTAACGCTGCGATTGAAGCTGCCAGAGCAGGGGAGCAGGGAAGGGGATTCGCGGTCGTTGCAGACAGCGTCCGTGAGCTGGCCGAGCAGTCAAGGAACTCGGCCAAACAGATAGGAGACCTGATCAAGGAGATGCAGGAAAGCGTTGGCAAGGTCGTGAACTCGATACACGAGAATACCGAAGCAACCCAGGAAGTTGCCGAATCGATACAGGAGTTAATCGCTGCCTTCGACGACATAGCGAGGAGGGCTAACGAGATAGCATCGATGATGAACGAGATATCCAACGGAATCGATCAGCAGGCCAGCTCAGTACAGGGCCTCGTCAGCACAGTCGATTATATATCCGCCCAGAACTCTGAGGTTGTTGAGCAGTCCCAGAGAGTCGTGGAGGAATTAAGTACAGTGATGGACAATGTCAGATCCCTAAAGAGCGGTCTCGGAAGCCTCATCTCAAAAATAGGTAACCTTATAGGCACGCTGTCCAATATTAAGGTGTAA
- a CDS encoding CheR family methyltransferase, which yields MNEIKDRGYQLIKQELFRYLNADSNAYKDSYLLRRIRARMRKLGITDFMEYYRIIKKNKQELDDLLLTVAINVTEFFRDPVVWKTLERKVLPELIEYKRKHYDTTIRIWSAACSTGQEPYSIAMLFSEFLGDDLKRYRLKILATDIDREALNTAIRGAYPKEIVEKSVPKPLIKKYFLPMGDHYRISPQIRRYVEFRHFNLLSDRYPTGFDMIFIRNVLIYMTKEAQEEVFKKLYNSLEDHGYLVLGKTETILGSAARLFKLYDLVARIYVKRKNVEVK from the coding sequence GTGAACGAAATTAAAGATCGGGGATATCAGCTAATAAAGCAGGAACTGTTTCGGTATCTGAATGCCGACAGTAACGCCTACAAGGACTCATACCTACTTCGGAGAATACGCGCCAGAATGAGGAAGCTCGGCATAACGGACTTCATGGAGTACTACAGGATAATAAAGAAAAACAAGCAGGAGCTTGACGACCTCCTTCTAACCGTTGCAATAAACGTTACCGAGTTCTTCAGAGATCCAGTAGTCTGGAAGACCCTTGAAAGGAAGGTTCTCCCAGAATTAATTGAATACAAGCGCAAGCACTACGATACCACGATAAGAATATGGAGTGCGGCATGCTCAACCGGCCAGGAGCCATACTCAATAGCCATGCTCTTCAGCGAATTCCTGGGGGATGATCTCAAAAGATACAGGCTCAAAATACTTGCCACCGACATTGACAGGGAAGCATTAAACACTGCCATCAGGGGTGCTTATCCCAAAGAGATCGTCGAGAAAAGCGTTCCAAAGCCGCTGATAAAGAAATACTTCCTCCCTATGGGAGATCACTACCGCATTTCTCCTCAGATACGGAGATACGTTGAGTTCAGACATTTCAACCTCCTCTCAGACAGATACCCTACGGGCTTTGACATGATATTCATTAGAAACGTTCTCATATACATGACCAAGGAGGCCCAAGAGGAAGTCTTCAAAAAGCTGTACAATTCGCTTGAGGATCACGGTTATCTCGTACTCGGTAAAACCGAAACGATTCTGGGCAGTGCCGCCCGGCTGTTTAAACTCTATGACCTGGTCGCTCGTATCTATGTGAAAAGGAAAAACGTGGAGGTGAAGTGA
- a CDS encoding response regulator — MARVLVVDDAAFMRMLVKKILTQAGHQVVGEASNGKEAVEKYKQLKPDLVTMDIVMPEMDGITAVKEIMKIDPNAKIIMITAVGQEAKVMEALKSGAKGYIVKPFQAPKVIEEVNRVLSS; from the coding sequence ATGGCACGCGTGCTTGTTGTTGACGATGCCGCGTTTATGCGGATGCTGGTTAAGAAGATACTGACTCAGGCCGGCCACCAGGTGGTTGGGGAGGCAAGCAACGGAAAGGAGGCGGTTGAGAAATACAAACAGCTGAAGCCTGATCTGGTGACTATGGACATAGTCATGCCCGAAATGGACGGAATTACCGCGGTCAAAGAGATCATGAAGATAGATCCGAACGCCAAGATCATCATGATCACCGCCGTCGGTCAGGAGGCAAAGGTCATGGAAGCCCTCAAGAGTGGAGCCAAGGGCTACATCGTTAAACCGTTCCAGGCTCCGAAGGTGATAGAGGAAGTGAACAGGGTTCTCTCCTCTTAA
- a CDS encoding protein-glutamate methylesterase/protein-glutamine glutaminase yields MPLSKKIRVMVVDDSAFMRRILRDILESDPDIEVCCEARDGIEAIEKVKTEKPDVITLDIEMPRMNGLDALKFIMSKYPTPVIMVSALTQEGAEATIKALEYGAIDFIPKPSSSISINMRELRDEIIAKVKEAAKVPRRFLQLRRRRVLSEQLKKAKKVGEPARRAVAIAASTGGPQSLLKVFEKLPGELDAAILLVQHMPPGFTRSFAARLDRISKLNVKEAEDGEVVNKDWAYVAPGDYHMEVTLRNGKPTIKLYKGPKIHGVRPAADPMMKSVAEVFGRRTVGVVMTGMGRDGAEGIVAIKRKGGITIAQDKETSIIYGMPKAAAETGMVDYIVPLDKIADTIVMALRKIPR; encoded by the coding sequence ATGCCGCTCAGCAAAAAGATACGGGTGATGGTGGTAGATGATTCGGCGTTTATGAGGCGGATACTTAGGGATATCTTGGAATCTGATCCCGACATCGAGGTCTGCTGTGAGGCTCGTGATGGAATCGAGGCCATTGAGAAGGTCAAAACCGAGAAACCGGATGTGATAACCCTCGATATCGAAATGCCTAGGATGAACGGTCTCGATGCTCTCAAGTTCATAATGAGCAAGTATCCCACACCGGTAATCATGGTGAGCGCCCTCACGCAGGAGGGTGCCGAGGCAACGATAAAGGCGCTCGAATATGGTGCCATAGACTTCATTCCCAAGCCGTCATCATCGATCTCGATAAACATGCGTGAACTTAGGGACGAGATTATCGCCAAAGTGAAAGAAGCGGCAAAAGTGCCCAGAAGGTTTCTCCAGCTCCGGCGCAGGAGAGTATTGTCGGAGCAGCTGAAAAAGGCAAAGAAGGTTGGAGAACCCGCCAGAAGGGCGGTTGCGATAGCGGCTTCCACAGGTGGCCCCCAGTCCCTTCTTAAGGTGTTTGAAAAGCTTCCCGGCGAGCTCGACGCCGCGATACTTCTCGTTCAGCACATGCCCCCAGGTTTTACCAGATCCTTCGCTGCTAGGCTCGACAGAATTTCAAAACTGAACGTCAAAGAGGCCGAAGATGGTGAGGTGGTGAACAAGGACTGGGCCTACGTTGCTCCTGGTGATTATCACATGGAGGTAACCCTGAGGAACGGAAAGCCCACGATAAAGCTCTACAAGGGCCCAAAAATTCACGGCGTAAGACCAGCAGCCGATCCGATGATGAAGAGCGTTGCGGAGGTCTTTGGGCGAAGAACAGTCGGCGTCGTTATGACTGGAATGGGAAGGGACGGTGCGGAGGGAATAGTTGCAATCAAGAGGAAAGGCGGCATCACGATAGCCCAGGACAAGGAGACGTCGATAATCTACGGAATGCCCAAGGCCGCGGCTGAGACCGGCATGGTGGACTACATTGTGCCGCTTGATAAAATCGCCGACACCATAGTGATGGCCCTCAGGAAGATACCGAGGTGA
- a CDS encoding chemotaxis protein CheC encodes MDYEEYIKNMDEFTKSALLETFNIGASRAADALSEMLGHPVTIEVPQLEITSLKNLPEKVGEDVKVAVYVGLGNEFSGHAFFIMDFDDATRLFDLMMMQEPGTTTEIDEMVQSAIMEMGNILISAYANALSEFLGLTIEQTPPEIAIDFLPAILDFALADIGQYCDYTMLLGTVIKVEGIEFNEHFFILPKPEDMVKVLEKLTGGML; translated from the coding sequence GTGGACTATGAGGAGTACATAAAGAATATGGACGAATTCACCAAGAGCGCTCTCCTTGAGACGTTCAACATAGGAGCATCCAGGGCAGCGGACGCTTTGAGCGAGATGCTGGGGCATCCAGTCACGATCGAAGTGCCCCAGCTTGAGATAACGTCGCTGAAGAACCTTCCAGAGAAGGTTGGAGAAGACGTTAAGGTCGCTGTTTACGTCGGACTCGGAAACGAGTTCAGCGGGCACGCGTTCTTCATAATGGACTTCGACGACGCGACTAGGCTCTTCGACCTCATGATGATGCAGGAGCCCGGAACTACTACCGAGATAGACGAGATGGTCCAGTCCGCGATAATGGAGATGGGCAACATCCTGATCTCGGCCTATGCAAATGCCCTCAGCGAGTTCCTTGGCCTCACGATAGAACAGACTCCCCCAGAGATCGCCATTGACTTCCTCCCCGCGATACTCGACTTCGCCCTGGCCGACATAGGACAGTACTGCGACTACACGATGCTCCTTGGAACGGTGATAAAGGTTGAAGGTATTGAGTTTAACGAGCACTTCTTCATTCTTCCGAAGCCCGAAGACATGGTTAAGGTCCTTGAAAAGCTCACGGGGGGAATGTTATGA
- a CDS encoding chemotaxis protein CheC, which produces MKISEWYKDIFREASNIAMSHALTSLSEMVGGPIEMEPPEVEVLSRVEFLKRLTQNGISNSFVVAFDITEGLGGLTVLQFPTKSAINLSAALMGMDPSGMKELDEMGKSAITEVGNILISVYTDILAKLVGEPVSLSPPKPINSLYDIEKELNRPDLRNVDKIMLFKTRFYEENIGFESFFYLVPDEESFEKLVKRLEAQVKEEGGE; this is translated from the coding sequence ATGAAGATTAGCGAGTGGTACAAGGACATATTCCGAGAGGCCTCTAACATCGCGATGTCCCACGCCCTAACATCGCTCTCCGAGATGGTTGGCGGACCAATAGAGATGGAGCCTCCTGAGGTTGAGGTGCTCTCCAGGGTGGAGTTCCTGAAGAGACTCACCCAGAACGGCATCTCAAACAGCTTCGTGGTGGCGTTTGATATAACCGAGGGACTTGGCGGTCTAACGGTTCTCCAGTTCCCGACGAAGAGTGCAATAAACCTTTCCGCGGCCCTGATGGGAATGGATCCGTCCGGAATGAAAGAACTGGACGAGATGGGCAAGTCAGCCATAACCGAGGTGGGCAACATTCTGATATCAGTCTACACCGATATTCTCGCTAAGCTGGTTGGGGAACCAGTATCGCTGAGTCCACCAAAGCCAATAAATTCCCTCTACGACATCGAGAAAGAACTTAACAGACCGGATTTAAGGAACGTCGACAAGATCATGCTCTTCAAAACGCGCTTTTACGAGGAGAACATCGGATTTGAGAGCTTTTTCTATTTGGTGCCTGACGAGGAGTCCTTTGAAAAGCTCGTGAAGAGGTTGGAGGCCCAGGTGAAGGAGGAAGGTGGTGAGTGA